In a single window of the Micromonospora sp. WMMD1155 genome:
- a CDS encoding DUF2089 domain-containing protein has product MDWQELTSLTRGQPFVVERVRLASNGVAIEGEFELPQLAQLNVEDQVFVTAFVRCHGSIKEMERIFGVSYPTIKSRLNRITQMLDFVETDPAPSRADIIDRLRRGEITAQQALAELDGRS; this is encoded by the coding sequence ATGGACTGGCAGGAACTGACCAGCCTGACGCGGGGCCAGCCGTTCGTCGTCGAGCGGGTGCGCCTGGCGAGCAACGGCGTGGCGATCGAGGGCGAGTTCGAGCTACCGCAACTGGCTCAGCTCAACGTCGAGGACCAGGTCTTCGTGACGGCGTTCGTGCGCTGCCACGGGTCGATCAAGGAGATGGAGCGCATCTTCGGGGTGAGCTACCCGACGATCAAGTCACGACTCAACCGGATCACCCAGATGCTCGACTTCGTCGAGACCGATCCGGCGCCGTCGCGGGCCGACATCATCGACAGGTTGCGCCGCGGTGAGATCACCGCCCAGCAGGCGTTGGCCGAGCTGGACGGCCGATCGTGA